The following are from one region of the Simiduia agarivorans SA1 = DSM 21679 genome:
- a CDS encoding MFS transporter, with product MTRYTHTKSALAAVMLVSFIGTVGIALPYPILAPYFLDPASSPALTQYAGIHPKILLGIILALYPLGLLIGGSFIGALSDLYGRKRVLSITLAIAAIAYLGTVWALIEESFMAFALMRLVTGICEGNISIARAIAVDLHPAIDRKRSLSLVFAATYAGWLVGPIAGGYLMPFGVHAAFEAAAITVLVCLLVVWWGLDADTTAPQPGHWLKSLKENNSIGLLKDPSIRPLIVFHFIFSLALNTFYEYFPLWLVEAFGYGPQAIAWLSVSLSLTMIITSAFWVGWLSRFGTERQIILACVVILGIATGLLPLSAAWLCLLLFMLMGATIALENGIFPAFMSTHFGHYGQGRIMGLLTTNFCLANVIMAVVGALLALLGGTWVMFCAAGLFLLAGLWLVLRTQ from the coding sequence ATGACCCGCTATACCCATACTAAGAGCGCGCTGGCCGCGGTAATGCTGGTGTCGTTTATCGGTACCGTGGGTATCGCCTTGCCCTACCCGATTCTCGCCCCTTACTTTCTCGATCCCGCCAGCAGCCCGGCGCTGACACAGTACGCCGGCATACACCCCAAAATCCTGCTCGGTATCATTTTGGCGCTCTATCCTCTGGGGCTGCTGATCGGCGGCTCGTTCATTGGCGCTTTGTCGGATTTATACGGCCGCAAGCGCGTACTCAGTATCACCCTCGCCATCGCGGCCATCGCCTACCTGGGTACCGTGTGGGCGTTGATCGAAGAAAGCTTTATGGCCTTTGCGCTGATGCGCCTGGTGACCGGCATCTGCGAGGGCAACATCTCCATCGCCCGCGCCATCGCCGTTGATCTGCACCCCGCCATCGATCGCAAACGCAGCTTGTCGCTGGTATTTGCTGCCACCTACGCCGGCTGGCTGGTGGGGCCCATTGCAGGCGGCTACCTGATGCCTTTTGGCGTTCATGCCGCTTTTGAAGCCGCCGCCATTACTGTGCTGGTCTGCCTGCTGGTGGTGTGGTGGGGACTGGATGCCGATACCACCGCGCCACAGCCGGGGCATTGGCTGAAAAGTCTGAAGGAAAACAACTCCATCGGCTTGTTAAAAGACCCCAGTATCCGGCCGCTGATTGTGTTCCATTTTATTTTTTCGCTGGCACTCAACACCTTCTACGAATATTTTCCCTTGTGGCTGGTGGAGGCCTTCGGCTATGGCCCGCAGGCAATCGCCTGGCTGTCGGTCAGCCTGTCGCTCACCATGATTATTACCAGTGCGTTCTGGGTCGGCTGGCTGTCGCGCTTTGGTACCGAACGGCAAATCATCCTGGCCTGCGTGGTCATTCTGGGCATTGCCACCGGCCTGCTGCCCCTGTCGGCCGCCTGGCTGTGTTTACTCCTGTTTATGCTGATGGGCGCCACCATTGCATTGGAGAACGGGATTTTTCCGGCGTTCATGTCCACCCATTTTGGCCACTATGGCCAAGGCCGGATCATGGGGTTGCTCACCACCAATTTTTGCCTGGCCAATGTGATCATGGCGGTGGTGGGGGCATTACTGGCATTGCTGGGCGGAACCTGGGTCATGTTCTGTGCCGCGGGCTTATTTTTGCTTGCCGGATTGTGGTTGGTATTGAGAACGCAATAA
- a CDS encoding metal-dependent hydrolase family protein yields MIRILQRLGFAAGLAVAAHASADTLIHAGKLIDTEEGTVLTEQTLRIANGLVVKLESGYTQAGPADQVIDLRAHTVMPGFMDMHTHLSDQMNPKAYSEGFQLNAADYAYRSVGFAEKTLLAGFTTVRDLGDTDRVTVSLRNAIKQGIITGPRIYTAGKSIATTGGHADPTNGHSHKLMGHPGPKEGVINGIADAREAVRQRYKEGSDLIKITATGGVLSMAKNGQNPQFFEDEVEAIVKTAKDYGMTVAVHAHGAEGMKRAIRAGVDSIEHGTYMDRETIKLFKKHGTWYVPTISAGKFVADKAAIDGYFPPVVVPKAKAIGPQIQGTFAKAYKAGVKIAFGTDAGVFPHGENAKEFGYMVEAGMPPMAAIQSATWSTAQLLGITDEAGSLSPGKWADVVAVKGDPLKDIALLQNIDFVMKSGIVYKQGGKAR; encoded by the coding sequence ATGATCCGCATTCTTCAGAGACTGGGCTTTGCAGCCGGCCTCGCCGTCGCTGCCCATGCATCCGCCGACACCCTGATCCACGCCGGTAAACTGATCGACACGGAAGAAGGCACCGTCCTCACCGAACAAACCCTTCGCATCGCCAATGGTCTGGTGGTCAAACTGGAGAGCGGCTACACACAAGCCGGCCCGGCCGATCAGGTCATCGATTTACGGGCGCACACGGTCATGCCCGGATTCATGGACATGCACACGCACCTGAGCGACCAGATGAATCCCAAAGCCTACTCCGAAGGCTTCCAGTTGAACGCCGCCGACTACGCCTACCGATCAGTGGGCTTTGCTGAAAAAACCTTACTGGCCGGTTTTACCACCGTGCGCGACCTGGGCGATACAGACCGGGTTACCGTGTCACTGCGCAACGCCATTAAACAGGGCATTATCACCGGCCCGCGCATTTACACCGCCGGCAAATCCATCGCCACCACGGGCGGCCACGCAGACCCCACCAACGGCCACAGTCACAAGCTGATGGGCCACCCCGGCCCCAAGGAAGGCGTGATCAATGGCATTGCCGATGCCCGTGAAGCCGTGCGCCAGCGTTACAAAGAAGGCTCGGACCTGATCAAAATTACCGCCACGGGTGGCGTCCTGAGCATGGCAAAAAACGGCCAGAACCCGCAGTTTTTTGAGGATGAAGTAGAAGCCATTGTTAAAACCGCCAAAGACTATGGCATGACCGTGGCCGTGCATGCCCACGGTGCCGAAGGCATGAAGCGCGCGATTCGCGCGGGCGTAGACTCTATTGAACACGGCACCTACATGGACCGGGAAACCATCAAGCTGTTCAAAAAACACGGCACCTGGTATGTACCCACTATCAGCGCCGGCAAATTCGTTGCCGATAAAGCCGCCATCGATGGCTACTTCCCGCCGGTGGTCGTACCCAAGGCCAAAGCCATTGGCCCACAAATCCAGGGTACCTTTGCCAAGGCTTACAAAGCCGGCGTAAAAATCGCCTTTGGCACCGATGCGGGCGTATTTCCTCACGGTGAAAATGCCAAGGAATTCGGCTACATGGTAGAAGCCGGTATGCCGCCGATGGCCGCCATTCAATCAGCCACATGGTCCACGGCCCAGCTGCTTGGCATCACTGACGAAGCCGGCAGCCTGAGCCCGGGAAAGTGGGCCGATGTTGTGGCTGTTAAGGGCGATCCGCTGAAGGATATTGCGCTGCTGCAGAACATAGACTTTGTGATGAAAAGCGGCATAGTTTACAAACAGGGTGGCAAAGCACGGTAA